The genomic interval GTAGCAAAatttgtttcctttttttgagGCCCTTTTTCTAGCAAAATACCTAGCGAAGCTTCCTTCAAGCTTCTGGAACTCACTCTGAAGGATTAGACCTAGCGCCATCTGCTAACCGTTGCCCTCTCGTAATTTCTCTCCGAGTAGTAGTACGGTACACTATCGTCTTGGAAAAGTAACAAGCATTGTACCCATGTCTGAAATACACCTATCCCCCTCAATCTACATTCGCCGTTTAGCACCTATGATTCGGCTGGATCTCGAGCCTGCTTCAGTCGATGCAGCTCATGAATCTCTTCATCCAGACCTGGAGCCGGACCATCCGCGATCAGACCCGGCGCAATCTGATTAATTGGGAGCGGAACAACAGATCCAGCTTTCAGGCCTAATTGCGTCCTCCACTGTAGCAGTTGCGCGGAAGAACTAGCATAGACGATTCGTCCCAGCCCCGCATACGCGTGAGCAGCCGTGCACATTGGACAGTGCTCACCAGAAGTGTAGACAGTGGCAGTAGCGCGGTCGGCGGGCGCCAGGTGCTTTTGGGCCCAAATGGCCAGCGTGAACTCCGGATGCAAGGTGACGTCTGCCTCGGTCTTGGTCCGGTTACGATCCTCCCTGAGAATCTTGCCGGTGGCATCTACAAGCACTGACCCAAACGGATCATCACCGGCATCGAGCGCTTCGCGGGCTAGCTTTACACATCGACGCAAGTAGCCAATATCTTCGCTGGACACCATTTTGCTCTGTGATTGGCGATCTCACACTAGCAAGGATACCACTTTGCGAGGTGATTGAACAGCTCTTCTTGAGAATGGAGTTCAAGGTCGATTGTTGGAGGATAGAGGTACACCAGTAGGTGATCGAGTGGTTGTCAGGGAGGAAGGCGGAAGCGTTAGCAGGCCAAAGGGAGGAAAGCTTCTCAGTTAAGGTGGCTGGGGCTCGGGATGCTTCATAAGCCGTACAGTCGGGCCCGTGCGCTCGATGGGCATGCGGTGGCATATACTGCAATCCAGACAGCTCCAATCTTAGTGG from Penicillium psychrofluorescens genome assembly, chromosome: 5 carries:
- a CDS encoding uncharacterized protein (ID:PFLUO_007526-T1.cds;~source:funannotate); the encoded protein is MVSSEDIGYLRRCVKLAREALDAGDDPFGSVLVDATGKILREDRNRTKTEADVTLHPEFTLAIWAQKHLAPADRATATVYTSGEHCPMCTAAHAYAGLGRIVYASSSAQLLQWRTQLGLKAGSVVPLPINQIAPGLIADGPAPGLDEEIHELHRLKQARDPAES